The Acidiferrobacter thiooxydans sequence CGCATCAAATTGATCGCCATGAATGACCCATAAACACCTGCCATCGGCGGTACGGTGGACATAGTCCTCGCAGATCACGACGTCGCCCAAGGCCACTGTCGCGCCATCGGCAAGGGTTAGTTCCGACAAGAACTCGAAGATCGGGTCATGATTCCCGCGGATGTAGTGCACCTTGACGCCGTTACGGGCCATGCGCAGGATCTTTTGGATCACGGTGTTATGGCTGCTCGGCCAGTACCAGCGCGTCTTGAGACGCCACAGGTCGATGATGTCCCCGACTAGAAACAGCTCCTCGCAAGAGTGACTGCGAAAAAAATCCAAGAGCCTTTCGGCCTGACAGCCACGCGTCCCAAGGTGCACATCCGATATGAAAATGGATCGATAGATGGGTCGGCTCATGGTAGGTCCTGCATCACGGGCATAAGGAAGGACGGGCCTGACTACGGCGGGGTGTGTATCGTGACTTGCGCTCATCATGGGTCGACCCCCTGAATGCGTTCTCTATCCTCTTTAGGCGTATGGACGTCGCGACGAATGGACGGCATGGCACCAGGGAATGCAGATCGTCGAAACGGGGCGTCCAAAACGGTGGGCCATTGTATCCACGCAGGCCTACGATCGGCCCTGCTGGCGCCAGCGCGAGAATATGAGGCGGCCCACCCATCCGATCCG is a genomic window containing:
- a CDS encoding UDP-2,3-diacylglucosamine diphosphatase gives rise to the protein MSRPIYRSIFISDVHLGTRGCQAERLLDFFRSHSCEELFLVGDIIDLWRLKTRWYWPSSHNTVIQKILRMARNGVKVHYIRGNHDPIFEFLSELTLADGATVALGDVVICEDYVHRTADGRCLWVIHGDQFDAAMRYARWLTHLGDHGYTALLFLNRYLQKLLRLFGVRHEWSLSGYVKYHVKRAVQFINDYESLVAEEALRRHYDGVVCGHIHHAEHKLIKNIQYYNDGDWVESCTALVEHHDGRMEIIRWTAAASRDATRAA